The genomic interval TTGCCCTGCTTCCGAACAAGACCAGAGAAAAACTTATCAGGGAGTTCGACTGGTACGCAAATCGACTTGGTCCTGACCCTGGGGAACAGTTACTGACTCTGATTACCAGTGAGGGTAAAAGAAAAGCCCAGATCCGGGAAATCGCGCGTTTGCGTTCCAGTCCGCAGGAATTCGAATTTTTTGCCGATTTTTCCAGCCGTGAGCTTTACATTGATGGAAAGGAAGCTGCTTTCTTCAGGAGAAAAGTTCTGGCTCCCCTTCTGCAGATATTTGCCGCAGAACCTGGGAAAATCCTGAAGCCTCAAACTATTTTTCCCTTTATCTGGAAAAGGGAATATGATGCCGAAAATGATGGCAGCACCTTCCGCATGACTATCACCAGGTTGAGAGCAGCGCTTTATAAAGCAGACCCTGAGCGTTTTATCCGCTTTTCACCTGAAGCAGGAGGCTATTTTTTCAACAACCGCTGCAGATACTGCATCATTCTGCCTGAAGCCAGGGGCGTGTGATATAATGTTAAAATGATTCCAACAGGTTCCGGTGGATTTTACGGAAGGGACAGTGAGTTCAGGGAACTGCTGTCTGCTTTTCCAGATCAGAAAGTAATCATAATAGCAGGTCTGGGCGGCATCGGTAAAAGTGCTCTGGCCAGAGCTTTTGCCGCTTCAATGAGTGAAACAGAGAACTATAGAGATAAAGTCCTGTTCATTACCTGCAGAAATGGCTGGACAGAACTGGATCTGTTTTCCGAATTGCTGGAGCAGGCCGGGGAACGGAGTGGAAGAAGCGGGACCCCACTCTCTCCTGATAGAATCGCCAGACTGCTGGAAGCAAAATCAATCGCCTTGTTTTTAGATGACTTTCATCTTCTGGAAAATGATCGGACCAGGGAACTGATCCGGGAATGCCGTCTGATTCTCAGTAAGGGCAGGCTGGTGATCATTTCCCGCAAAAGACCGGAACTCTCCTCTCTCGAGTTGATCGACATTTTCCAGTTGAAGCTTGACGGCCTGAAAGAACAGGATGCTTTCCTGCTGATGGACCAGCTGCTATCTTTCCACCATCTGCCTCATTTCAGCAGCGAGCAGAAAAAGGGGATATTCAAACGGACTGGCGGACACCCCTTTTTTATCAAGCTTCTGATCAGCCTGCTGGTCTCAGGAGCCCATTCCCTGGAATCCCTGTTAACCGGCGAAGACTATCAGAAGGAGCTGGAGAATTCTCTGCTCTCCAGAGTCTGGGAGAATCTTGACTCCTTTTCCCGTGCTCTGGGCCTGCGTCTTGCGCTCCTGAGGATCCCGGTCAGGCCGGAAGACCTGCCTGGATCAGGGCAGGGACTGCGCAGGCTTCTGGACTATTTTCTGCTTGAACACAACCAGTTCGGGCGTATTTTTTTACATGATCTTTTAAAGGAACACTTTACCAGTAAAATTGAGTGTACTCAGAAGAAAGAAATGCATCTTGAGATAGCCTCTTTGCTGGAGCATAAAAAAAATGCTGAGATTCTGGAGTTGAAGGAGACATTTTATCAATACCAGGAAGCAGGGGAGACTGAACGGGCAATTGATGTGCTGCTTAGGCTTTGCGATGAACAGCAGCTGCTGGGAGCAGGCACGGAAAATGTCCAGAATCAGGTGGAAATTCTTCTGCTGAACGGTTCTGAATACAGGACCGGAGAATTACGCCAGGCTCTGGTCTCGCTTTTAATCTATCGCCGGAAGTTCGAAGAGGCAAAGCAGGCGCTGAATTCAGTAGACCGTGATAAACGTCGCTCTTTGGAAGCCAGGCTGTTCTGCGAAATGGGCCGCCTGAACGAGGCCAAGTCTCTGGCTGAAAATCTGCTGCCTGAACTGCAGCAGGGCAGGGAGAGAACAGAAACACTCCTGGTTCTGGCGGAATGTTCACATACCCTGGGTGATTATATTCAGGCAGAGAATTGCTATCACCGGTTGAAAGCAACTGAAACCGGAGCTTCTCCACTTTTACAGGCCCGGGTGGATAATGATTACGGAGTTTTTCTCTACTATCGCGGGGAAATCCGGGAAGCGCTGGAACTGGCCAGGTCAGCAGAAGTCGTTTACAGGCAATATAATGCGTATTATGCGATTGCGGAAGCTCTATACAGTCAGGCGTATTATCACTTCGACCTGCAGGAAGTGCCTGCTTCCCTGGAAACACTGGAATCTGTCATTGCCATCAGAAAAGAGCTGAAAGATAATCATGGCCTGGCCTACTGTTTCAACTTGAAGGGAGAAATACTGTTCTG from Candidatus Wallbacteria bacterium carries:
- a CDS encoding AAA family ATPase → MIPTGSGGFYGRDSEFRELLSAFPDQKVIIIAGLGGIGKSALARAFAASMSETENYRDKVLFITCRNGWTELDLFSELLEQAGERSGRSGTPLSPDRIARLLEAKSIALFLDDFHLLENDRTRELIRECRLILSKGRLVIISRKRPELSSLELIDIFQLKLDGLKEQDAFLLMDQLLSFHHLPHFSSEQKKGIFKRTGGHPFFIKLLISLLVSGAHSLESLLTGEDYQKELENSLLSRVWENLDSFSRALGLRLALLRIPVRPEDLPGSGQGLRRLLDYFLLEHNQFGRIFLHDLLKEHFTSKIECTQKKEMHLEIASLLEHKKNAEILELKETFYQYQEAGETERAIDVLLRLCDEQQLLGAGTENVQNQVEILLLNGSEYRTGELRQALVSLLIYRRKFEEAKQALNSVDRDKRRSLEARLFCEMGRLNEAKSLAENLLPELQQGRERTETLLVLAECSHTLGDYIQAENCYHRLKATETGASPLLQARVDNDYGVFLYYRGEIREALELARSAEVVYRQYNAYYAIAEALYSQAYYHFDLQEVPASLETLESVIAIRKELKDNHGLAYCFNLKGEILFWKGEIQEAIRVEQEGLEYSRRDALVFIRGVIHNTLGTIYTRIGDQEQAETNFKTSLALLGQIDDPWRVAWARQNYAQYLLVCRRTDEAREYLDQVADFAEITRQPRMSATLYFFRSLIQGIQGDENGRKHDFGLFLNCISALPEPTREKLQLDFKWYADAAAGKKEPGLLLLTRDEKKDAEIREISSSRQQKTSFEIFIDFDERELLVNGRAVKFFQKRIMVPLLQVFASDPGKIVKPQGIFQRIWERKFDPESDGSTFRMTITRLRSALDKKNPDRFICYSPEAGGYYFNNRCNYCIIMPKTDGISSSYFS